Proteins from a genomic interval of Geodermatophilus obscurus DSM 43160:
- a CDS encoding acyltransferase family protein: MEIGGDESERLRWIDAVRGIAILLIVLWHAYLFTKFTGLDVGYWETINQSLRLIRMPLFFLASGILVAGALDRPWRHLRRTKLATWLWMYVLWALITVGVFSIVRWDRPDPPADSPWDLVQIIVWPNTGLWYLYALAVFLGVSKLTRTWPALVVLGLAAALSITTFTWLPIGNFALDSMAKFFVFYAIGARSDQFLKARVSRLGRGRALVVLVTGSLLGGGGLMALQATGITGDDLQQIPAVPLLLCIIACVVGVCLAVVLAEYRLGRPLVALGRRTLPVYVSNEIVLGCLTALMVLAVPHVAERIGWLAVPALVIVALPLTLLLQRVSSFAPWLYEAPIRMTRPVPGRNALAGRGASRGCLLHRRVRS; encoded by the coding sequence ATGGAGATTGGGGGGGACGAGTCCGAACGGCTGCGCTGGATTGACGCGGTCCGCGGAATCGCCATCCTCCTCATCGTCCTGTGGCATGCATACCTGTTCACCAAGTTCACTGGCCTGGACGTCGGTTACTGGGAGACGATCAACCAGAGTCTCCGGCTCATCAGGATGCCGCTCTTCTTTCTAGCCAGCGGGATCCTCGTAGCAGGCGCGCTGGATCGCCCGTGGCGCCATCTGAGGCGAACGAAACTCGCCACGTGGCTGTGGATGTACGTCCTCTGGGCGCTAATCACCGTCGGTGTGTTCAGCATCGTCAGATGGGATCGGCCGGATCCGCCTGCGGACTCGCCATGGGATCTCGTTCAGATCATCGTGTGGCCCAATACGGGCCTCTGGTACCTCTACGCCCTGGCGGTCTTCCTCGGGGTCAGCAAGCTGACACGTACGTGGCCTGCGTTGGTGGTCCTCGGGTTGGCTGCCGCCCTGTCCATCACGACCTTCACGTGGCTGCCGATCGGAAATTTCGCACTCGACAGCATGGCGAAGTTCTTCGTGTTCTATGCCATCGGCGCCCGCAGCGATCAGTTTCTCAAAGCTCGGGTCTCCCGACTAGGGCGCGGGCGCGCGCTGGTCGTTCTGGTGACTGGGAGTCTCCTGGGTGGAGGCGGTCTCATGGCACTGCAGGCGACAGGAATCACCGGTGACGATCTGCAGCAGATCCCGGCCGTGCCTCTGCTGCTGTGCATTATTGCCTGCGTCGTGGGCGTCTGTCTCGCCGTCGTCCTCGCCGAGTACCGCCTCGGGCGGCCTCTGGTCGCACTTGGGCGGCGGACCCTTCCCGTCTACGTCTCGAATGAGATCGTCCTCGGATGCCTGACGGCGTTGATGGTGCTCGCCGTGCCGCACGTTGCCGAACGCATTGGCTGGCTGGCGGTCCCCGCCCTGGTCATCGTCGCTCTGCCACTCACCCTCTTGCTGCAGCGCGTGTCCTCCTTCGCGCCATGGCTGTACGAGGCTCCGATCCGGATGACCAGGCCGGTCCCGGGGCGCAACGCGTTAGCCGGAAGGGGCGCGTCACGGGGCTGCCTACTCCACCGTCGAGTCAGGTCCTGA